The segment TGCTGCCCCATCCCCGTCGTGGGGTCTCGCTGTCCCCGCCTGGTCCCTGCTCCCCGCCTCTGGGCAATTGCTCCCATGGTGGGGTGATCCCAGACTTGCCTCCCCGCCGCCGACTACTGGGCGGGTCCCCCGGCCCCCTACATGTCTTCTCAGTCCTCTTTGGGACCTAGAAGCCTCTCAGATGTGTCCCCCGTGAGTGGGATTGCCACTTCCGCACTGCGAATGCCATTCCTCTGCAGCCTCCCTTGGGAAGACCACCAgaatttcagttgctcaggctCCGGTCCTGGGGCCGTTGTTTGACAGATGAAGCATTTGAGCTTCTTGTTCATTTTGTCTTGCGGCTGGTTTCCGTTGTGACCCAGAGGAAGAATTATAAAAGTCTGAGGGAATACTCAGCAAAGGAGTATCCTATGTATTTGATCAGGAAGCAGAGAACTTTTTCTATAAGAGGTCAGAGGGaaagtattttaggctttgtgggccccAGGTCTCTGGATCTGTGTTGCAAAGCCTCAGTTCCCCTAAGGAAAGCAGGTCAAGGCTGCCAGTCAAGAAGGAGGGGCTGCCTGCTGATAGAAAGGGGTTTACAGAAACACGACTGTCATCCAGCCCCCGGCCGCCACTGGCTGACCCCGAACGATGCAGGTGGCCAAAGCGGCTAAACCAGACGTTTACGGCCGAACTGAATCTCACAGTGGCGCTTGGTCTGGGCACTTACGGTGGCTGGGCGTCCCTgttaagttgcttcggtcgtgtctgactctctgcaaccccatggactgttaggccgcgaggctcctcggtccatgggattctccaggcaagaagactggcgtgggccgccatttcctcctccagggagcttcccagcccagggatcgaacatgcagctcctgcactgcaggcagattttttaccaccaaGGAAGTGCATGGCGGCCTCATCCACCACTTTTAAATGCAATACAGTAGCGTTTCAAGAGACTAAAGGGTTTCCCCCACAGTTTACACAGAGTAAAGGGCTTTCCTCTTTGCTTAAACAATGATGAGCTTTTCAAATGGCACCAAAGCCAGATCATGGCCAAATCGCCACATACAAATCTAAAAATCGAGGAAGACAAAGTGGATTGCATCTTCTTTcgattgtggtaaaatatacacaatAACAGAAAGTTTACCATTTCAACTGTTTCCGAGTGGCATTAATCACACTCACGCTGAAGAACCAAGGTCACCATCCGTCTCCAGAAATCCATCCATCCTGCCAAAAGGACACTCTGTCCCCGGTAAACCGCCCCTGCCACCCCGCCCCtgccaccccgccccgccccggcccccggccccagcaccctcctttctgtctctgcacTTGATGACCACAGCCCAGAAGCTCACCGCTGACCCTGTGGTTGCCACATCCTCGGGCCCCGTGGGTCACGCACCCCTCCTGGACTGTCCTCGGCGTGGGGATGGTGACCACTGCCTCCTCCCTGTCCTAACACTCGGACTCCCGGCCCCCCGTCTGCTCACCAACACGCGCTGAGCCGGCCtaccccctgccccctccagcccAAACGCACATCCTAGACTCACAGCTGTGGCCGGCAGCTCCGGACCAACCCACTAATCCGCACCCCACTGGCCGTGCTGAGACCCGGCCCCTGGTGCCCGTGATTGTCCCCGGGGCCCCTCCGGGCCTGAGAGCTGGCCCTGCCCGCAGGGGCTCCCCTTTGCCCCTCCTGGCCGCCACCATGGACAGATCTGACCATCGCTGGGtctcctgccccctccaccccatcAGCCATCCACGGTCCACTCTGGGGGCTCCAGTTGCCACTCCAGGCCCCTCACAAGCTTTCAGAGCCCCCAGGATGACAGTCAGACATaaatttcccccctttttttgggTGGACCCCTCTCCCTTTCGTCCTGACGGTCCTGCATCTGTTCACTGGCCCCACTCCCCACATGCACCCCCTCTCTGGAGGCTTCCTCTCCTCTGATCGGTTTCAAAGCCAGGGTCGGGGGAGGGAGCGCTGTGGTCCGTTCCTCATCTGGGGAAGCTGGGGTGAAGCCAGTGCCCAGAGTTTACTGGCGCCGGCGGGGAGTGCAGGGGCCCTCCTTCTCCTAGTGTCCTCCtgctctccatctttcccagcactggagccttttccaatgagtcagttcttcgcatcaggtggccaaaatattggatgtGAGGCTAGGATGTGCATTTgggctggagggggcagggggtaGGCTGGCTAAGTGGGTGTTGGTGAGCAGATGGGGGGCCGGGAGTCCGAGTGTTAGGACAGGGAGGAAGCAGTGGTcacttcggcatcagtccttccagtgaatattcaggactgatctcctttacgacagaccggttggatttccttgcagtcccagggactctcaaaagtcttctccagcaccacagttcaaaagcatcaattcttcggcgttcaggcttctttatggtttaactgtcacatttgtacatgactactggaaaaagtgtTTGAAATTATCCATCAAAATTGGGGGGGAAAGCCCCATATTCAAATATCTTTTCAGGGACTGAAAAATACAGGTGTGCGATGTCAGCAAGGTTGGGGGAATGAGGAGGCTGGCAGGACCCAAAGCTGCGACATCTGCCTGGAGGTAGGGACGAGGGGGCGTCTGAGAGTGCTGCTCCATGGCCCTGCTCAGCCTGCTGGGGGCTGCGATGCTCGAACACGTGAGTGCCTGTCGGTGGTCTCGCCCTGGAGGAAGGTGCCAAGGCAGCCAGCTTCGACCACCTCGCGGACCCCAGCCGGAGGGTACCGATCCCTAGAGGTCAGGCGTCTGATTCCATCTTTCTTGGACCGAAATTAGTCCTCATTCAAGTGCTCCCCCAAATCAACGAGTGCGGGTGCCCGCAGAGCATGCGGACAGGAAGGCAGCCCAGCGCGGGGGCACGCAGGCTCTGTGGGAGTCAGTGTTTGCCCTCAGGATGCTCTTCTGGATTCAGTGCCTGTTTCCAGCAACAAGCTGCCCTGTGGCTGTGGTAAGAGCCTCCAACCTGCCGGCTGTGGCTGGATCTCAGGATGCCCTCTACTTGAGGGCAGCGACGCAAGTCCCAGGTGCCCAGGGCCAAGACACTCCCCCTGAGAGTGCTTCACAGCTCTCCCAGCTGGTCTCTGCTCGATCACTCCCAGCCGCGGGGTGCTCACTGCCTTTGCAGCACTTTCCTGCGTTGAGGGGCCGTGGCTCTCGGCCGGCCCTTCTGTCTATGGAGCTGAAATCTGCTGCCCAGGGTGCCATCCCCACCCCTCTTATCATGGGTCCTACGTCCAGAAGGgtgtcctgtgtctcctctgTCTGAGCCACCCCCTAAAGGCTGGGTATGCATCCTTCCCTCAGACTCCAGGTGAGGGACAGGCCTGTGGAGGTGGagtcctgcccccccaccccctctcctccccatcaCGTGGCCCTGGTGCCAACCCCCGCTGCCCAGAGCATCCCggcttctctcctgccctcaccCTCAGAGGCTGCTCTTGCTTCTGGCCTGGAGTTGGTGGTGGGCCCGGCTGGGCCCTGTCAGCGGGACCTGGGAGGCCGCTGGAAGGGGCCGGACCCTTGACCCCCCAGGTCACCCCTTTCCCAGGGCCTTCCCTTGGGGAGCCAGGCAGGCGGCCGCCCCAGGCCCTGGCCAAGGACAGAGAGGACGCCACGCCACGGAGCGAGGCCCAGCAGTGCACCGGCGGCCTGGCCGTGGCCGTCTGGGACCCAGCACCCCATCAGGCCCCCAGGCGGAAGTGGGTGGTGCCGGCAGGGGCCGGTCCCGGGGTTCTCAGGACCAGGGTCTCCTCTGGACCTGAGAGAACAGGGCTCCTGGTCACAGAGTGGCCTCTATGACGGGCCTCGCAGACGAAAATCTGAGCTGAAAGTGAGGTACGGGCATGGGGCCCCGAGATGCTGCCAGCCACCCTGTGTCCCTCCGTGGAGCTGGCGGCAGCCAGTCAATGCGGGCTCCCAGAGAAAACactcagacacacagacacacgcggGCAGCACACACCAGCACCCCCGAGCACCCCAGAACTGGTTCAGCACAATATTTGCTCTGAGCCCAAACCAGACCCCAGGCTGGCTGCATCCCTTCCAGCCCCGCCTTCCCCACAGTGCACACAGGCCCGCAGGGAGACCCCAGCCTGGACCCTGCATGTTCACTGAGGCAGTCGGGGGCGGACAGGACCCTGGACGCGGAGCCTTCTGGATGTGAGACGGTGGAGCGGCCTGTCTGGGGTCGAGGGAGGGACCTGCAGACCCGGGCAGCCTAGTGCATAAAGACGAGGTGGTGGCTCCTTTCTGGGAGGCTCCAGCCCATTTCAGGCAGCCCCTGTGGGGTGTGGCGGCCAGCAGCCCCCAGCCTCACAGGGAGACTGACAACAGGGAAGCCGCCTCACTTTCATGCCCTCCAAGGCACACAGGCCCGGCCACGCAGTGTCTGACCTCAGGGAGCCTCACCAGACCCCAAACAGAGAAAGGCTCTGGATCTTTACGGGAgtcacagagccctggggacCTCTGGCTGACTCAGCCCACTCAGCTATCAAAGAGCCCAGGGCTCCCTCAGGGGTGCCCTCTGCACCCACTGCAGGAGCCCCTGTTCTCCGGAAGCACCTTCCAGAGCAGGCAGAGAAAGCCCGGGTCTGCAGAGCCCAAAGGCCGCTTCTAGGAAGGAGAGTCCGGCAGGCTGGTGAGCATCTCAAGGCCGAGCCGGGAAGCGCCTGTGCTGGATCCGTGTGCACCTCCACAGGCAGGGCCCGGAGGAGCGGGTCTGAGCTCAAGGCTGCAGGGTCCCCACTCCCAGCCTCCGTCCTGCCCCTTCGCCAGGCAGGGTCCACCCGGAGGGACGCGCTCTCCTGATGGGGAAGTGGCCCGGGGCTGTGCCAGGCGCCTTCCAGAAGTGGCTGCAGAGCCCACACTGCTCCGCCGTATCCAGACCTGCCCTCAACCCCTTGGACCACAAGGTGAGGCTGAGGCCCCCTGAGCCTCTAGGGGGCCCCTCCTTGTCCCAGACGGATGCTCTGAGGCCTGTAGACCTAGAGGGCTCTGGATGGACCAGGGCCAGAACACAGAGCATCCAGCTGGGGAAGCCCACGGCAATGCACGGGGGAGATCCGGGAGCTCCCAGACCGGGACCCTCAGGACGTGAGGACAGCACCCCAGGAGGCCAGGGCGCCCAGGACACTGGGCACGGGTGTgtgccagccccaccccagcctggccaCGGGGAGACAGGACGGAGGGTGGAGGCCAAGCCCAGGAGGCGCAGACTCGTTCTAGTCCACGTTCCTCCGCCCCTCGATCACTCCCTCAGCCATTCCCTGAGTCACTCGTTAACAAGCtcgttcactcactcactcactcactcattctctcACTCACTATTTCATTAACTCacttattcactcactcatttgttAAGTCCTTCATTCATTGGCttgctcactcattcactcagtcactcactcgttcATTTATTGGGTAGCgcattcactcactcacccacTCGCTCACTCTCCCTGTACTCAGACTCAGTGGACACCAGACACCGTTCCAGATGCTGAGGTAGAGCTGTGATCAAAACAAACTCCTCTCGTGAGGAGCTTGCGTTCAAGGAGCAGAACCTTGGGACCCCCACCCACGCTTAACACCTGGATTGTGCCGGGTGTGGCTGTGGGATGGGGCTTCCCCTCCATCCTGGGGGGCGGCCTTGCCTCCAGCTGCGCCCAAGGAACAGAGAAGGACGCCCTCGCCAGCTCCGTGCTCCGCTCAGAGCCTCGCTGACCTAGCCTGTGGCCCCCGCTGTGCACCAGCCCCCAGGCGGGCACACACAGGAAGGGGAGACAGGCTCAGGATGAATGAGACAGATCAAAGGCACAGATAAGGCCACGCAGAGCAGGGTCTGGAAGCACTTagggcctggggaggaggggctgccgCCCTGGGAGCTCCATCTCCAGGCCAGCCTCAGCTGACTGAGCCCGGCTCCCGTCACCAGCACAGAGAAGCCACGCCGGGGTATGGCACCCTGTCGGCAGGGTGAGGGTATCCAAAGCCTGCTGTCCAGCTCTGTAGCCAAGTCAAACCCCCACAAGCCCTGGGGGAGCCCCTAcccccgagcctcagtttccccacctgtcaaTGGTGCCGTGCACTGGGTTAGGGGCTCCCACAGAAGTTCTGTGGACAGATGGGGTGGCCTGGggagggagtgggtgggaggaCGGGGGATAGAAGGGTGTCGGGGGCTCAGGGCAGAGGCCCAACCTCCCTGGCTCCGTCCCTGGGGCACTTCTGTCCTGGGCATCCTCTGGGCACCGCTGGGCACCGCTGGGGTGCCCACCTCCTGCAGACAGCCACCCCTAGGGCCGCCTCTCCTGAGCTCCAGACTCACCTGCATGTCCGCTCCACGTGCCCTGGAGCCAGAACCACCGCCGCCCTCGCTCGCACCTGGGGCAGTGCCATCCAATCACCCCAGCTGGGATCTGGGGGCCCCCTTCATGCCCGCTCTCCCTGGGGCTCAGGTCGAATCGAGCCCGCCCTCCTGATGAATTCTCACCTGTGTCTCCCTTCGCTGAAAGCTCCTGCCCACAGCCTGCCCACGGGCCGCTGTGCCCTCTGGCCCCCTTCCCGCGCCTTCAGACACACGGGCGTGTCGCACGGCCCACTGTCTCGCCCCGTCCGAGGCCCAGTCCCTCTTTGTCCCTTGCACCTGGAACATCGCGCGGGCTCCTGACTGTGCTCCCCGGGGATCTCCCGGGGCCCGGCTCAGAGGCAGAGTTCTGCCTGTGGGCCAGCCTGGCTGCCCGGCTTGGAATTCACACCTGCCGCCCCAGCACAGCCCAGAGGCTGGATTCGCCCGGTGCCCGGCACCTACTTCAGGCCGCCGTCATCCTTCTCTCCAGCATCTCCAGCCCCCTCCCAGCCAGCGTCCACTATGCCCCTTCTGGTCTGCACTTCCTAGGTCCACACCCTCCATGTGGCCCCCAGGTTCCTGCCCGATGGACCCTGCCGGCCCCTCCGGGGAGCAGACACTCACACCCTGGGCAGCGGGAGCCGCGGAGAGCTTTCACCCGCGGCCGAGGTGCCGCCACATCTtccctggggcaggggctgggcatGGGGGCGGGACCTCCTGCGGGCCTCGATGCCCTGAGCACCCGGGTCCCTCTGTGTGGATCTGAGCCACAAACTGCTGCTTCCCGCCCTGCCCAGCCCCGTccccaccctacctgcctccctcATCCTCACCCTCCTCTAGGCGGTCTCCCGGGTCTCCAGGGACCTGGCGGCCAAGGCTGGCCCTGGCAccttcctgccctcctcctcaGCCCTCTCGCTGGCTCCATCCTTGACCCCCAGACGTGCCATGTCCCCTGCGCTTGGCCTGCTCCTCTTCCTGTCCTTGCTGGTGGACGTCGCCCACCGGCAGAGCTCCAGGTCTCCCC is part of the Bos javanicus breed banteng chromosome 29, ARS-OSU_banteng_1.0, whole genome shotgun sequence genome and harbors:
- the LOC133241618 gene encoding uncharacterized protein LOC133241618 isoform X2, whose protein sequence is MPSKAHRPGHAVSDLREPHQTPNRERLWIFTGVTEPWGPLADSAHSAIKEPRAPSGVPSAPTAGAPVLRKHLPEQAEKARVCRAQRPLLGRRVRQAGRVHPEGRALLMGKWPGAVPGAFQKWLQSPHCSAVSRPALNPLDHKNAPWTVAKETGEEEILLRARRLSHDTEYGPLCCPAGPCFWCVLYVRVCIC